In Alteromonas macleodii, the sequence ATATTTATTTACTCCAAATTAATTAAATAACTATCAACACTAAGTGTGGCTTAAAAACGCCATACTGCCAGCGCTTGAACAACGCTGTCTTCTTCTTGCGTTCCTAGCTTGTTGTTCCAATACTGATACTCTACCCCAAGGAACAATCTATCCTTCACATTGAAGAAAGCCTGACCAGCGTCCCATCGCGCTTGGATTTGCGCCAACACCCACGACTCGACTACAGCGCCAGGTATTTCAGACGTTCTTTCATCGATGTACTCTGCATGTCCTTCTATATAAAATTGTTGTGAAGAAAGACTTAGGGGGTACCGCCAAGCAATATCGACCATCCAGCTGTCGTCTTCTTTAGGTGCTCCACCAGCACTGAGCCCCTCGCTATCATCTAAATACGCGGTGACAAGTACATTCAAAAACTGGAAGCCTTCAACGTCGAGATGAAGTTGAATGCCTGGCAGATATTTTAAAACGTCTGACTCTGGCGCCATATTTACGCCCATGACAAAACTGATATCGCTTAGAACGCCGCTGTAATTAGCATTAAATAGAGCTTTAGAGCTGAAAGTGGGGTACCACTCTGCATATAGTTCATCACCGGCGGACGTGCTTGAATAGTCAGCAAAAAAGAAGTTTCCGCCATACTCCCACCCGCTGGCGTGCTGGAATGTAAAAATTGTCGTAGTAAGTTCAGTACCCGAAGCCTCGGCAAAAGGCTGATTGAGCTTCCCGTGCTGGATATGGAGCTCGTTTTCACTCCATGTGGCACTACGGGTATTAAAAGAAAAAAGAAAAATTGCCGTCAAAAGAACCAACGAATAAACGTTGAACTGCATACTTAAATCCTGTTAGCGTAATTTGACAGGTAAGTGTAGACGCTCTTTTCAATTCTGCATGAGATTTCTTAAAAATTAATAATTCGCGGTTAAAATTCTGATATTTATCTGAAATATAGGTTATTTATATGAGCTCTTCTCATCAAAAAACTATCGTTACCTTGTTTGATGATTTCGGTCGTTCTCGATTTAATGAGAAAGAAGAATACAAAAATCAGTTAAGTACATGCCAAGAATCTCTTTTTCATGTTCAGCAGTCCTACTATCACCAAAAAAAACGCGCGCTTATCGTTTTTGAAGGCTGGGATGCATCAGGCAAAGGTGGAGCCATACGACGTATCACAGAAAAATTAGATCCTCGCTCCGTGAACGTGTTTCCGGTATCTGCGCCGACACAAGAAGAACGTGAAAAACACTTTCTTTATCGCTTTTGGAAACAGATCCCTTCACCTGGTAAGCTCACAATTTTTGACCGTTCCCACTATGGACGAGTGCTGGTTGAGCGGGTTGACGGGCTAACTCCCGCTAATGACTGGCAGCGTAGTTATCAAGAGATAAACGAATTTGAAAAAACGCTTAGCGATAATGGCGTTCGCATCATAAAGTTGTTTATGCATATCTCCGCAGACGAGCAGCGCGAAAGATTTGAAGAGCGCTTACACAACCCTTTTAAGCGTTGGAAACTCACTGAAGAAGATTTACACAATCGTCGCATGCGCGAACATTACGTTGAAGCTATTAACGATATGTTCGAGAAGACTCATACTGATTACGCTCCATGGCATATTATAAATGGAGAGTATAAATGGCAGGCGAGAGTTGACGTACTCGAAACCCTCGTTCAAGCATTAAGTGAAGGGGTAGATATTACACCTCCCCCTTTAGATGAGAAGCTCATCGCTATGGCTTCAAAACAGCTAGACGTGAATGAGGAAAAACTAAGAAGCACTGATAAAGAATAATGTGTCACTATTTTTTATCAGCAATTACCAACTAGTTTTCCGGAAGCGTTACGTTTAGCTCTAGTACGCTGCATTCGTCATTATTATCAAGCTGAACTGAAACCTGATCATCCGCGATAGAAACGTATTTTCTAATCACTTGAATAATTTCTTGCTGCATCATTGGCAAGTAATCGGGCTCTGTCCGTTTCTTACGCTCATGCGCAACAATAATCTGTAACCGCTCTTTGGCTACTGCCGCAGTGCTCGGCTTTTGCTTCTTTTTGAGCAGGTCGAAAATTCCCATTACTTCCCTCCTAGCAGACGCTTAAAGAACCCTTTCTTCTCTGCCTCTAGGAAACGATGAGGAACAGTTTCGCCTAGCAGACGTTTTACAGCGTCAGCATAAGCTTGTCCTGCATTAGCTTCTTCGTCAAGAATAACCGGCTGACCTTGGTTAGATGCTTTAAGCACTGCTTCAGATTCTGGAATAACGCCCAATAGTGGAATCGCCAAAATTTCTTCCACATCGGCAACACTCAACATTTCCGCACTTTCTACACGCATTGGGTTGTAGCGAGTAAGAAGCAGATGCTCTTTAACCGGTTCGCCTTTTTCTGCGCGCATCGATTTGCTTTGTAAAATACCTAAAATACGATCTGAGTCACGTACCGACGATACTTCCGGATTGGTTACTACAATGGCTTCATCAGCAAAATAAAGCGCCATTTGAGCACCTTGTTCGATACCTGCTGGCGAATCACAAATGATGTACTCGAAGTCTTTCTTAAGCTCGTCTAATACGGCTTGCACACCCTCTACAGTGAGTGCATCTTTATCGCGAGTTTGAGAAGCGGGAAGAATGAAAAGATTTTCCGTTCTCTTATCTTTAATTAGCGCTTGTTTTAGTGACGCTTCTTTGTTGATAACGTTAACAAAATCGTAAACAACGCGGCGCTCACAACCCATAATAAGGTCGAGGTTTCGCAAGCCTACATCGAAGTCTATCACTACCGTTTTATGACCTGCTAACGCAAGCCCCGTACTTATTGCTGCACTCGATGTAGTTTTACCTACACCACCTTTTCCTGAGGTTACTACGATAATCTTTGCCATCTATTCTTTCCTATTAGTGCGTACAAAGCATTAAGCTAACGGCTCTATACGTAATGTTTCTTCTTCTAAATACACTTGTGCAGGCTTCTTCCAGCACTCACCCTTTACGGTGTCGTGCATAATGAATTGCCCAGCAATTGAAATGAGTTCTGCGTCTAATGACTGACAAAATACACGAGCCCCCGTGTTGCCTTTAACGCCAGCTAACGCGCGTCCGCGCAACGTACCGTAAACATGAATGTTGCCATCAGCCAAAAGCTCAGCACCTTCGCTGACCGACGCAGTTACTACTAAGTCACTGCCTTCAGCATAAACTTGCTGGCCAGAACGTACAGGACGATTGATGACTTTAGCTGGCTTAAGTGCTGGAGCTACTGTAGGAGCAGGCTCGCTTTCAGAAGGCTCTGCAGGTGCTTGCTTCTGTGCTTGCGACGCGCGCTCGTTGCTATGGGTTTTGTTGCTGCCGCTTTCAGTGCCGTTATTAGCGCTCTCTTTTTGTGAACGAAGTGCGCTATCTGTAAATTTACTTTGGCTTACATCAGCTAATCCCAAATCATTAATGGTTGCTTTCAGCTCTGCCACTTCACCTTTCACCGCCATAGGCTGCAATTGCAAACGACGGCAAAGCGCCACTAGCAGTTCGAACTCGGTAGCAGACAAAGGCTTTATCAAATGCAAAATCAGTGAGGAACGGGTAAAGAACTGCGGCGCGCTCGCCACTTTCTTAGATAACTGAGTTTCGAAGTTATCTGGCTCAAAATCTATTACTTCTAACACAATACTGGTGAGCGTAGTGCCCTTCATGCGAAAGCAAGTTTCTGTCATTTTTTCATCCCGAAAAGGCGTTACTTTTTTCCTAGCAATTCGCCATCAAAATAAGTAAAACCTATTAGCGCTAATGTCTGTCGCTGTCTTACGCAGCTATACAAATAATTTATATCATCACTGTACCAAAATTCCTGTTCACATACAGCAACTGTATACCGGTTAAAACAGGTTTTACCTAAGCTATTAGCTAGGAACGTGCCAACCATCGCATAGTTTTTAGGCAAGCAGCTGCTCTGCGATTTTTTTACTCAACATCCTTCGAGCCAAACCACAAAAAAAGTGCGATGGTAAGTCGCACTTTTTTCAGTCCAAATCTGTTTCTAACAAATAGTTTAGGCCTTGGGTAAGCCCTTTACAGCTAAGTGAGATCTCTAGGATCTAGTAAGGCTTCCAGCTCTTCCCTAGGGATATCTGTCATTGCTTCAGCCACATCGATAACAGGCTTATTCTCCTTATAAGCTGCTTTGGCAATTTCCGCAGCTTTTGCATAGCCAATGACAGGGTTGAGCGCGGTAACGAGGACAGGGTTTCTGTAAAGAGGCGCTTCAATGTTATCTTGGTTGACCGTGAATCCTTCAATTGCCTGTTCGCCGATAAGCGTCGCACTGTTGGTCATTAGCGACAAGCTTGATAACAAATTACTGGCAATCATAGGCAGCATGACGTTGAGCTCGAAGTTTCCAGACTGCCCGCCTACGGTAATTGCCGCGTCGTTGCCTATTACCTGTGCTGACGCCATTGCCACCGCTTCAGGAATAACTGGGTTAACCTTGCCCGGCATTATCGATGAGCCGGGCTGTAATGCTGGCAAAGCTATTTCTCCCAACCCAGCTAGCGGGCCGGAATTCATCCAGCGCAGGTCATTGGCAATTTTCATTAAGGTTACTGCCAAGCTTTTCGTCGCACCTGAAAGCGTTACCGCGGTGTCTTGAGAGCCAATGAGCGCAAAGAAATTATCTGCTGGTTTAAACGCGATATCAGTCAACTCTCCTAGCGTATCTGAAAATGTTGTTGCAAAGTCAGCATGGGCGTTTACACCCGTACCCACTGCCGTGCCCCCCTGAGCAAGGTTTTGGATAGCAGGTTGCACAGCACGAAGATTTTTTAACTGCTGCTTAAGCTGAGATGCCCAAGCTAGTAAGCTTTGATCCATTCTTACTGGCATCGCATCCATAAGGTGAGTGCGCCCCGTTTTACAATATTGCGCGACAGACTTTGCTTTTGATTCAATAATGCTAACCAGACCTTCCACAGCAGGCACTAGCTCATTTGATAAGGCGATAGCCGCGCTTACGTGAATGGTTGTTGGTATTACATCATTTGAACTTTGCCCATAATTTACATGATCGTTCGGGTGAACCTCTTCACTTGAATAACGACATGCCAAACGGGCTACTACTTCGTTGGCATTCATGTTTGTGCTGGTACCGGACCCCGTCTGAAAGACATCTACCGGAAAGTGCTGCATAACATCGTCAAGGGCTAACAGTTCATCGCAGGCTTTTACTATCGCCAAACCGCGATCGCTATCTAGTGCTTTCAGCTTCATATTTGCTTGCGCTGCGGCTTTTTTTACAGTGAGCAATGCGTGTATAAAAGCTTCAGGCATGCGCTGCCCACTGACCGGAAAGTTTTGAATAGCACGTTGAGTTTGTGCGCCGTAAAGTGCATCTTCAGGCACTTGTAACTCACCCATGCTGTCGCGTTCAGTGCGTGTTGCTGTCATAACTCGTATCCTTGTGTTGATGTAACTGAATTTTTGGCGTGTTTATCACGCTGTCATCAAAGGTCTACTCGGGCTACTAAGTGCAAATTAAGAGTACTCAGTAGGTATCTCCCTCGTTAGCCGCTCATAAAAAATGTGGGACTAGCACATGCATATCTATTTTTAATCTTGCAAGCGTAATTCGATCACTCTCGTTACAGGCGTAGCGCTCAGCGTTAAGTAAAGGTTTGTATAAGTGGTCTAAACAGGCATAGCGCCACTGCTTACTAACTAGCGGGTCGCAAATGACTTCATACAGCAATTCAACTGCATTTTTATAAATCGCAAACTTGTCGCTTTTTTGTGGTAGTAAATTAGCGATGCAGGTCACACTATCTAAATAGTTAGCCAATACATCCAGTTCACCACCGTTGTGTCCAAAACGAATTTGTTTACGTGCATTTCGTATCGATGACATTAGCTTTATATCGTTTATCAAGAGTGCATCAAAAAATAACGCAGTGAATAGGCGAGAACTATTGATAGCAAACCCACCACAAAAACACAAATGATAATTATTAGCATTCAATCTGATCCAGTGTTATGCTTTTTCGTATTGAAAATGGAATCTTCTAATTCCACCGAAAGGTGCGATTAATCTATATTCAAAGGATATTATTTATGATCAAGAAACTACTTGGCGGCACAGCCCTTTTCCTTTTAGCTTCCAATGCATTTGCTAACGAATGTGAAACGACTGTGGAATCAAATGACGCGATGCAGTTCAATACAAAAAACGTAACGATTCCTGCAAGCTGCAGCGAATTTACCGTAACGCTAAAGCATACTGGTCAACTACCTAAGCAATCTATGGGTCATAACTGGGTAATGACCACCAAGGCTAATGGGCAAGCGGTAGCAACAGACGGCATGAGTGCTGGACTCGATAATGACTACATTAAGCCTGGTGATGAGCGTGTTATTGGCGCTACAGAGATAATTGGCGGTGGCGAACAAACTTCTACTACGTTTTCTGTTGAAGGTCTAAGTAAAGACGAAGAATACATGTTCTTCTGCTCATTCCCCGGTCATATCGGAGTTATGCAAGGTACGGTTACCCTTTCTAGTTAAGCATATGCAATTTGCCGATAGGCAAACGAAAGGCGCACTTTTAATTGTGCGCCTCCAAATAAGTGTTCAGTAATCTGAGAGTGAAGTTGTAATGAGTACAGCGTCCCACACATCGAAAAGTGCAAAAGCGTTGGAGCGCGATAAGTATCGACCGCGGCTTCTTGGTGGTTTTACTCAAGGTTTAATTCAAAGCACTCTTTACCCGCTGCTAGCTAACAAGCGGCTGCTTATGCCGCTTTTAGTTATCACTCTACTCGCTTATGACAGTACCCGCTCTGTGACGCTTTCAGTTTTATCAGACGCATACTTCCAAGTAGCAGCATTTGTTTATGCATCGCTCGCACTTTATTACTTGGCCACATTGCGGGTCTCAGCTGATGCTATTGGCAACTACATGAAAACGCACCCCGTCCACGAGGTAGGCCTTTCGGCACTGCTTGGTGCTTTACCCGGCTGCGGTGGTGCAATTATTGTAGTGACCCAGTACACACGAGGTGTTACCAGCTTTGGCGCGGTGGTAGCGGTATTAACCAGCACCATGGGCGATGCCGCCTTTTTGTTGCTAGCTCAGGCGCCATTAGATGCGTTAACCGTTATGGCGGTTAGTGTGACTGTAGGTGCCGCGACGGGATTAGTGGTTAATAAATTCCATAATTATCGAGCACCTGAAACGGTTGATTCGAATGAAGAGCTCCAGAACACCGATAAACCAAAAGCACTAAGCCATAAAGCCACGTCACTATCTAAAGTATTCTGGATGACTTTGAGCTTACCGTCGCTAGCAATTGCCTTGGCTCTGGCGTTTCAACTCCCCGTTCACAGTTACTTAGCTATTAGTGAGGATACACTAACACTAATTGGCGCCTGTCTGTGTATAGCAAGTTTGGTGCTTTGGTCACTGTGTGGTTCGGGAAGCGGATACGCCTCAGTCACCAAAGAAGACGTTATCCCTCCCCCTCCTAAGTGGCAGGAAAAAGCCGCGTTAGATACGCAATTTGTATTGGCATGGGTGATACTCGCATTTTTGATTTTCGAGCTTTCTGTTGTCTGGTTTGGACTAGACATAGCTGGAATGCTTGAAGCTATGGGTCCTGGCTTGGTCGGCTTGGCTATTGTTATAGGTTTTTTACCCGGCTGCGGCCCTCAAATATTGGTCACCAGTTTGTATTTAAATGGCGCTGTTCCTTTTTCAGCTCAATTAGGCAACGCGATTAGTAACGATGGCGACGCTTTGTTTCCCGCTATCGCGCTTTCGCCAAAGGCAGCCCTTATCGCTACGGTGTACTCTGCCATTCCAGCTTTTCTTGTAGGCTATGGCTACTGGTATCTCTTTGAATGAAATAACAAGGCCATAATCCTAAAAACTATTAAGGTTTTACACACCAAAACCACGGGCATGGCTAAACCATAGTTTTCAGGGGCTTACTCTACATCGACTGAAAGCGCTTCACTCCACGGTACGCTTACCTCATAGTTTCCTTTGCGAGTTTTATACTGATAAACCCGAGTAGAGAAAACAATAGACTCTACGTCTATATCCTCTTCGATAGTAAGCGTTACGTTAACCGCTTGGAAAAAACGAAAGCGATACTTTACGTCTTCATCAAGTAAGCTTGATTTGCCGGATTCTAACCTAACAGGCTTTCCATCTCTTTTGCCCACAATAGCAATGTCTAAGTTGCCATTTATCACTGCCTTTCTTTGTTTAGATTGCAGTAAAACTAACCTGAGTTGATATGATGAATCACTTAATTTAAAGACCTCTACCCCTTCAATAGCAAAGCCGTCATCGGTTTTCTCGGGCGCCATAACACGCTCATAAAAGCTTAACAGCTCTTGTTGTGCTTCTAGCTCTTTCTTCTGATCGCTCAACGTTTTTGCGATATTTTCAGACTCTAATGTGGCGAGCTCCACGGCTACTTCAAGCTGATTTACTTTCGTCGTTAGCGCATTATTTTCTTCAGACAAAATAGCAATAGTTTCTTTTTGAGCCTGCACTTTCTTGCTGTCGCCTTCGTCAACAATTCGCGCTAGCTTGTAACCGAATCCAATCATGACGAACATGATGAACGCTACCATCAAGGTCCATTTATAGTTGCCTAATAATTCTTTTAATTGGTCTGTTGTCATAATTTCTTCATTAAAAAACTACAAAACGCTAACGCGTTCTAAATATTATGAATTTTAAGTGTTTATGGTAAGCTGCTAGCTACGTTAATCTACTGTACCACAACATGCGCTTGCAGGCTTTAAGAGAGGAGTTAGCTCATCCACGCACTACTATTCAGTTGTGCATGCTGGGCATTGTAGGGGGAACCTGCGCGGCGCTTATTATCATACTGTTTCGGCTATGCGTTGAATGGCTTCAAGAAACAGGGATATCGTCGCTTAAGTCAGTTCTTGCTTACGACTGGTTAGTGTGGCTAATTATGCCGCTTATTAGTGTTGGCTTAATACTATTCATTGCTTTTCTCACCGGCTTCAAACACTACCGCTTGGGCATTCCTTTCGTTATTCACCGGGTAAAATACTATTATGGTTACGTGCCTTTCAGAACAACCATAAACCAATTTTTTGGCGGTATGCTGGCATTAGCGGGCGGTTTTGTCGTAGGGCGAGAAGGCCCTTCTGTCCATATGGGGGCATCAGGCAGTAGTCTTCTCGGGCAATGGCTTCGTTTACCCTATAACAGTATTCGAATTCTTGCTGGCTGTGGCATTGCGGCAGGCATCTCTGCATCGTTTAATACTCCCTTCGCTGCCGTTATCTTTGTAATGGAAGTCGTGCTTCGAGAATACAAAATACACATATTTGTGCCTATCATGCTGGCCGCAGCCTGCGGCTCTGTACTTACCCGTATTGTATTTGGAGAAGTCAATGAACTTTCCTTTTTATCGTTTAATGCGTTTAGCCAGTGGATGTATTTCTATC encodes:
- the azu gene encoding azurin — translated: MIKKLLGGTALFLLASNAFANECETTVESNDAMQFNTKNVTIPASCSEFTVTLKHTGQLPKQSMGHNWVMTTKANGQAVATDGMSAGLDNDYIKPGDERVIGATEIIGGGEQTSTTFSVEGLSKDEEYMFFCSFPGHIGVMQGTVTLSS
- a CDS encoding class II fumarate hydratase; protein product: MTATRTERDSMGELQVPEDALYGAQTQRAIQNFPVSGQRMPEAFIHALLTVKKAAAQANMKLKALDSDRGLAIVKACDELLALDDVMQHFPVDVFQTGSGTSTNMNANEVVARLACRYSSEEVHPNDHVNYGQSSNDVIPTTIHVSAAIALSNELVPAVEGLVSIIESKAKSVAQYCKTGRTHLMDAMPVRMDQSLLAWASQLKQQLKNLRAVQPAIQNLAQGGTAVGTGVNAHADFATTFSDTLGELTDIAFKPADNFFALIGSQDTAVTLSGATKSLAVTLMKIANDLRWMNSGPLAGLGEIALPALQPGSSIMPGKVNPVIPEAVAMASAQVIGNDAAITVGGQSGNFELNVMLPMIASNLLSSLSLMTNSATLIGEQAIEGFTVNQDNIEAPLYRNPVLVTALNPVIGYAKAAEIAKAAYKENKPVIDVAEAMTDIPREELEALLDPRDLT
- the minC gene encoding septum site-determining protein MinC, translating into MTETCFRMKGTTLTSIVLEVIDFEPDNFETQLSKKVASAPQFFTRSSLILHLIKPLSATEFELLVALCRRLQLQPMAVKGEVAELKATINDLGLADVSQSKFTDSALRSQKESANNGTESGSNKTHSNERASQAQKQAPAEPSESEPAPTVAPALKPAKVINRPVRSGQQVYAEGSDLVVTASVSEGAELLADGNIHVYGTLRGRALAGVKGNTGARVFCQSLDAELISIAGQFIMHDTVKGECWKKPAQVYLEEETLRIEPLA
- a CDS encoding DUF6776 family protein gives rise to the protein MTTDQLKELLGNYKWTLMVAFIMFVMIGFGYKLARIVDEGDSKKVQAQKETIAILSEENNALTTKVNQLEVAVELATLESENIAKTLSDQKKELEAQQELLSFYERVMAPEKTDDGFAIEGVEVFKLSDSSYQLRLVLLQSKQRKAVINGNLDIAIVGKRDGKPVRLESGKSSLLDEDVKYRFRFFQAVNVTLTIEEDIDVESIVFSTRVYQYKTRKGNYEVSVPWSEALSVDVE
- the minE gene encoding cell division topological specificity factor MinE, which produces MGIFDLLKKKQKPSTAAVAKERLQIIVAHERKKRTEPDYLPMMQQEIIQVIRKYVSIADDQVSVQLDNNDECSVLELNVTLPEN
- a CDS encoding polyphosphate kinase 2 family protein, whose amino-acid sequence is MSSSHQKTIVTLFDDFGRSRFNEKEEYKNQLSTCQESLFHVQQSYYHQKKRALIVFEGWDASGKGGAIRRITEKLDPRSVNVFPVSAPTQEEREKHFLYRFWKQIPSPGKLTIFDRSHYGRVLVERVDGLTPANDWQRSYQEINEFEKTLSDNGVRIIKLFMHISADEQRERFEERLHNPFKRWKLTEEDLHNRRMREHYVEAINDMFEKTHTDYAPWHIINGEYKWQARVDVLETLVQALSEGVDITPPPLDEKLIAMASKQLDVNEEKLRSTDKE
- the minD gene encoding septum site-determining protein MinD, whose amino-acid sequence is MAKIIVVTSGKGGVGKTTSSAAISTGLALAGHKTVVIDFDVGLRNLDLIMGCERRVVYDFVNVINKEASLKQALIKDKRTENLFILPASQTRDKDALTVEGVQAVLDELKKDFEYIICDSPAGIEQGAQMALYFADEAIVVTNPEVSSVRDSDRILGILQSKSMRAEKGEPVKEHLLLTRYNPMRVESAEMLSVADVEEILAIPLLGVIPESEAVLKASNQGQPVILDEEANAGQAYADAVKRLLGETVPHRFLEAEKKGFFKRLLGGK
- a CDS encoding putative manganese transporter — its product is MSTASHTSKSAKALERDKYRPRLLGGFTQGLIQSTLYPLLANKRLLMPLLVITLLAYDSTRSVTLSVLSDAYFQVAAFVYASLALYYLATLRVSADAIGNYMKTHPVHEVGLSALLGALPGCGGAIIVVTQYTRGVTSFGAVVAVLTSTMGDAAFLLLAQAPLDALTVMAVSVTVGAATGLVVNKFHNYRAPETVDSNEELQNTDKPKALSHKATSLSKVFWMTLSLPSLAIALALAFQLPVHSYLAISEDTLTLIGACLCIASLVLWSLCGSGSGYASVTKEDVIPPPPKWQEKAALDTQFVLAWVILAFLIFELSVVWFGLDIAGMLEAMGPGLVGLAIVIGFLPGCGPQILVTSLYLNGAVPFSAQLGNAISNDGDALFPAIALSPKAALIATVYSAIPAFLVGYGYWYLFE